Genomic segment of Andrena cerasifolii isolate SP2316 chromosome 16, iyAndCera1_principal, whole genome shotgun sequence:
ATTACTCTTACGTGACgaataattgaaagaaattatCCTTAAATTGTATTAAGACTAGGAAACCCTTACATTGAACATTGGACCTAAATATGACAAATCTTAACTAGCTAAGGCAAGTTTCAAAAATCATCTGTGTGCCTAAAAAGAAAATTACCATGATGCAATATCAAAACACCAACTTCCACACCCCGCCTGAGCTATCCATACAACTATTTAAAGTATCATCCATACCTCGTCGCCTACATATACACCTATATAGTAACCCATTACAAAATGTAGGTACGCGAAACACGTCTCATGCTTacattatttttacattttgcaCGAACAAGACCAAATTCTGGTTCAGAcaacatttattaataaaagattTGTTACATACAGCTGAGCATAGGATTACAGCAGGTTCAAAAGTAACATACCATACATATCGACAAGTTTTTTGTAGTTTTAAGTTTCGCACATTGTTGAACGTGGTACACAGACATCCCAACTGTTTCTGACATAGTTTGTTACGCATATACAGGCAGGGTCACGTCTGCATATCGAAACATCCCTCTAAACCACGAGTATCATGAAAATTAGAGTTGCAAAGTGTTTCACGATATAATCGATAAAAATTGTGTAACACACTTACTATGACTGGACAGAATCCGCCATTCCATTTTCCATTTGGATTTTCGCAACTTGGCTCACAAATTCGTCCGCAATCCGACCAGTGTTCATTTACTGGGCATTGCACGCCAGACGAGCATGGCGGCAATGGCGGCACTATATTGGTGCTGGTGGTAACTTCGTTAGCGTCTTGAAGAATAATTATGTGAATTATGGTAAACATTGAGGACTCGCAATGCAACAGATTCACTCCCTGACTCCTACGTCTAGGGACCTAGGAATAAAATCTAACACTTGGCCAGAGCAAGGATGTTGAGAACAATCCTGTTTGTGAGAACAGAAACAAGGATTTTCTAGGGGCAGGAAGATCATGTCTCGAAGAATAGAGAGTATAAATTAAGCTTTCTAAAAAGGTTGTTTGCGAAATATCTTTCACAAGGCACAATAATTTATGTTAATACTCTGTGCGaggtcggcgtgttttcacaccAAAGAGTTTCGGCCCTGTGCTCCACTCAAAGTGTTGATACAATTATTCAACACACAATGAACTCCATAATCGTGGACTAGGATGCACTGTATTTAAAAAGGACGGCAGTAGTTCTTGTCGTGACGAAATTATCACACTTCTGGATATAAAAGTGGGTGGGACTACTCTTAGAGACCCAGACTGTGAGTGCAATTGATTTTGTGGAACAAAGCGGCAACTCAGAAATACATATTACATTTCCACTACTTTGGAGTGGTTGAAAATAAGCTAACAGCCAAGTATGTAGATCGAAATATGTTCAataatatctttttttattcacttCTAAAATGTGGATTCAAACGTTCTGGATAAATCTATGAAAGCTTACAAGCAACGGCCACCAACAGCAGGGATAGCACCACGTATCGATACATCGTCGATCTATTGATTCTTTCCTTTCCTTCCACTCGATTCAAAATTACTTTCGTTTGTGGCTCGAAATCTTTCAGCGGCGCCAGTTTTTATACTGACTGTTATCGTGGCTATTATGCACATTATTCTTCGTATTTATTTTCGCGGTAGTGTTATCGAAGGATCTACCAAACCATTACGATTCATCGCCATTACGATGACCGATTACAGGTGTTGAATCATTGTTACACCTTGTATTTTCCGAGGCCGCAGATAAGTACCTAATTTATTAGAAGGCTGGGCCATTTGCGTTAGCTCTGTTTGATAATCTGAATACGTTGAGCAAGGATAGGCTATTATTTCCCAGTGATAATGGTACATAATATTTACAGTATCTAATGATAGTAGTGCAGtgtttttcctttttatttgtttttccgTTTTGCAGTGAATTGGGAATTTTCCATTCAATACTTGGGTTCGCGAGGACTATAAATTGGACATTCTGAGGTCCTCTTTCCTCGTAGTGTGACAGATTCTTCTTCTTCAGAAAATGGCACAGTGGCTCTACATGTATTTACCTCCGCGCTCCACAGAAAATCACACAGTTACCTCAAAAACCGAAGCATCCCTAATGCTTGGAAAGACTTCAGCATTTGCAGTTTCAAGTATTCGATGGGGAGATCTTTTTGGTAGAATCTTAGACGTTTTAAGATTTCTGAGTAGCACGATACTGAGTAGTACAATATTAGGTTTAATTCTACCACTGCATTTTGGTTCACAGCAAATCATGTACACACACTGAAAAGCTCCACATACCAACCCTAAACTCATCCATTTCTACGATTATAACGAAAGAACTCCCACAATCAAATATCAACGACAGCATCCTCATCGATACAATTCACAAATGAACCAACCACGGATGGCGTTTCCAAAAAATATTAGCCATGACgtacagaaatcagaaatctcTAATTTGTTTAATAAAGTACGCTAGCCCACCGATCTCGATTCGTCGTACATCGATTTCTTCCTCTCCACGGAAGTTAATTTCAGTCTGTTTCGACTAAATAGCAAATGCTAAGTACACGATTCTTTCGACCTCGGTTGGCTCCCTCCACCTTTCCATTCAAGGCCTGTGTTCTTCCCcgccaattgttttttttctcgGCCATTTCCTAACCCCCGTAAATAGCGGCGGGGAACTAGTTCGACCTGTGTCGACCTAGGTGGAGCACCAACCGAATGCGTCTCCAGGTGGCGGATAGGTGGCCGGCCGGAACTCGGCTCTCTGGTCGTCGCCGAATGATTCACCACACGGTGACCGGGCAGGAGGCTTGAGGAGGGACCGTGGACGGTGATGGTTAGCCAGTGCTATAAGCGGACCCCTGGAGCCCATCAAGTCCGAGGGGAATCAAAGGCTCCGCTGCGGACCAGCTCCCCAATCCAAGGCGAACGCAATCGTGCTCAAGGATGAATGGCATCGGCGTTATGGTGTCACGAATAATGCCCTTGGAGTACTAAATGACCCACCACTGTAGTTAGGCTTACCTCTGCATAGCAGGCTCTGTGGGGGCATACCGCATACTTTCTGCACGCTTATGGGAATCACATGgaccaaaaaattacaaatttaacgAATAAGACTGAGGCCATGTAGGCGACAGCGGAAGAAGGGCCCTTGGAGGAAGGATCATCACCCCCGCATTCAGCGGAAGCTACCACAGTGAGGCAGGCGGAGATCGAGGTCGGGGGGCGTGCTCTCCTGCAGAAGGGTGGCGCGCTCACCCGCGTGACCAGCGGGAGAGCCTCAAGAGCCCACGAGGTGAGAAAGGTGATAATGGGAGATCCAGAGAGGGGTCCAAAGGACCATCACTGAGGCTCTGTGGGATCAACACGTTAAGGCGGCCGGGGCAGCAGAAAAAGCCACCACGGTGAAGCGAAGGGGGAAATAGAAATGAATCTTGAAATGGGCCAATCTATCTCCCCTGCAGCACTGCAAACACAAGGGTTACAGGAGGCATCCGCCTTTCGTAGATAAGCTTGCAGCACTGCAAAGCGGCGGCGGATCTGCTCTGGCACCGCATAGTGTGGCAGCACATAGAATTCTACTCATACAGGAACTGTGGCCAATCAGGGGTCGTGCAGGAGGTCTCGATGTGAAACAGGGCGTAGTAATACAGGAGCCCGGAGATCCAGGCCCAAGGGCATGTGCCTATGTGAGCAGGACAATAAACCCCCTGATGCTGGGGGAATCCTACACAAGGGATCTGACAGCGGTCTCAATAAAGATAAGAATGGGCGGGAAACGGAGAAGATGCTCAGTATACCTACCGTTTAAATTGATGAGGGAGCTACACTTGGTGATGGGGTGCAATGCTATTGGGCACCACACCATATGAGACAGCACCAATATCAACAAAAAAGGGATGGCTATGGTTGGATATCTCTCGAACACTGAGCTGGAGATTCTTAACAGAAGCTGCAAAGCCTCATTTGTTACCACCACTAGGCAGGAGGTAATCGATATTACGCTGATCTCCAGAAAGAGAGCCCAAGCAATAAAGGACTGGCAGGTGGCGGAGGAGGGGACTCTTTTAGACAACAGGTAAATCAAATTCAGACTGGCGACTCTATAGAGAGTAAGGGAGCGCAAGGGAGGCTCAGGGAAGACTCTTGGCGCTAACTGCCTAGGAGCTAGGTATAACTAGGCGTTTTCCACTACACCAACTCTGGCGATGGGGGTCTTGCTGGACCTGGCGCCTCCGCGCGCGGCCGTGGAGGCCTTGGAAGGCAGTCCTACGAATATACTTTGCGGGAAGGTGGACCGGCGCGGGAAATGGGCACACGGCTATACTGCAGGAAGTAAGGGACTCTCGCGAGGCTCTGGACTATACAGGGCGACGGATTTAATCCAGCCTATCGCTTCCAACACAGCGTTGACATTCGCTTCTCAAGCAGGAAGGACTGGCAGAAGAACGGACAACTCcaagtgggagctgcgcagatcggttgcaaatcgatgggggcgtaggtctactcttatatggaatgatATACAGCTTGGCGTCGCGTCGATTGGTtggacgtcacggcgtcattacgcgcatgcgtgggCGGGTTCCCCCTCCACTGAAATCTTGTGTGACGGAGAAACTCCTAACTAAGTACCCTGACGGCGGGTGTCCTTACTCGCCAAACTATAGGATGGACAGCATtcatttaaagtatcatcatcaagaggggttcttcgctaaCATTGGCTCGTTGCGTCTGTGTCTCGTTCGCTTATTTTGTATTCGTCAACGTTGTCGCGTCGGCCAATAGCGGCAATACGTTTGCCCAGGGTTGCGAGGCAGTCCAGTACGCCGTACTGgtatatatgacgtcacttggtTTGGATTGACTTAGCGTTGatatgacgtcacggcgtcaccaaccaaatataagtgttccccttctcctacatCGTACGACCAAAGAGAAGATATGTACGACGTCATATACGCCAGCACTCCGCCATTTATTCAATATGCCTGGCAACCCTGCGTTTGCCCAACCGCTACGATTGCGATTGAGAACGCAGGTCTTTGAGAATATAccattcggaccctagagtttctcgcgACATCTTCTTATCGAATCACAGTACTTACATACAGTAAACCATTACAAAATAGGCGGTACGCGAATCGGGTCTCATGCTTACATTATTCTTACATTTCGTATGTTCAAGACCCACATCTGGTTGAACACAACATTTATTAATAACAGATTTATTACATACAGTTGGGCATAGAATTACAGGAAGTTGAAAAGTAACACAGTATACGTATTGACACCTTTTTTGTAGTTTTAAGTTTTGCAACTTGATCGTGGGCCACAGACTCCTTCTCTATTTCTGACATAGTCTGTTATGCATATACAGCCAGGTCCGCTTGTCAGAAGTTCCCACTAAACCATAAATATGATGAGAATTAGTGTTGCAAAATGTTTCGCGGTATAATTGATAAGAATCGTGTCACAAACTTACGGTTCCCCATTTCCATACCATTCCAGTTGACATGTCGCACAATGGTTCGCAATCTCTTCCGCACTCCGACCAGCGTTCATTTATTCGGCATCGCGGCGCTGTATTGGGGCTGATCGTAACTTTCTGAGCGTCTTGAATTAGAATTACGCGAATTATGGTAAACAATGAGGATTCGCAATTTCACAGATCTACAACTCCCTGATTCCTACATCCAGAGGCCTAGGCACAGAAACGACCTCTTGGTCAGAGCAAGGAATTTGAGGATACAATCCTATTTTTGTGAACAGAAACGAGGATTTTGTAGGGGCGAGATGATCGAGTTCTGAAGAACAGAGAGTACGAGTTAATCTTTCTAAAAATGTCGTTTACAAAATATGTTTTACACGGCCCAATAATTTCTGTTAATACTCTCTGTGACGTCGGCGTGTTTACACGCCAAAGGCTTTCCAACCTGTGCGCCACAAGTGTTGATAAAATTATTCAACGCACAATGAACGctagagtatttaaaaaaaggagGCAGTAATGCTTGTCATGACAAAATTATTACACTTCTGCACACAAAAGTGGGTTCACTGTTAGAGATCCAGACTGTGAGTCTCTTGATTTTGTGGAACAAAGTGGCAACTCAAaaatacatattacatatacatatactctACTGTAGAGTGATATAAAATAAGCTATCAGCCTAGTATGTAGGTCGATATAATTCTTGAATTATATCTTTTTTATGCCCTTCTAAAAAGTGGATTTAAACGTTCTGGATAAATCTGTGAAAACTTACAAGCAACGGCCACCAACAGCAGGGATAGCACGGCGTATCGATACATCTTCGATCTGTTGATTCGTTCTCTTTCTTCCACTCGTTTCAAAATCACTTTGGTTTGTGACTCGAAACCTTTCAACGACACCAGTTTTTATATTCTCTATTTTCGTGGAAAATATGCAATAGCGTTATCGCAGAATCTACCAAAACATCACGTTTCGCCGCCATTAGGAAGATAATGTAAATACTTGTTGCCAATTTCCATGTGGAGCGAATAACAAACTTGTCTGAAATGGAGTATTTCTTGGAATTTTTACTTCGTCGATAACCGAGGACAGGTTTTGAATTATCGTTACATCATGTATCTTCTGGGGGCCGCAAATAAGTGTCTGACTTACTGCAAGGCTGTGCATTTCCATTatctttgttcgatattttgAACACTTTGGAGCGGAATAGGTATACTATTATTATTCCCTAGTGATAATGGTATGTGAagggttcagaagccaatcaggGTAAGTCCAACCTTCCCTGCAAATGAGTTACGTTGCTCAAAATTctctttattgttaaaactttCAGTTTATATATCAAATACGTCGGTTCTGTTAATATATCACTAATTTTATACGCAAGCAATAGATGACGGTACTTACCACAGAATTACTAGGCAAATTTAGTGTGAAGACAATCAGTATAAGTCCCTTTAAAGGTGCATCAAGTTTATGGTTTatcttttgttatttaaaaaataattgtacggCGGCGTCTTACACCATGAGTGAAAGAAATTAAAGTACACGTTCTTTGCTATCAAAAGATCACCCCTTTTCTAATAGTTAATCCGAATATTTACCTGATGAACAATTGAATTgaataatgaatgaaaaattttgaacaaTGAATGAAAGAAATTGGTTTGATTGAGATGATGGTAAGAGAaatgaaaactttaaaaaattgtattatatttttatacgcaTATTTATTAACCTGTATtttgaatataaatattaaatttgtgataatattaatgtatatttttcagaTACTTTGTTAGAATTTACTGTAAATAGTGAAGTCGAGTTAAATAACAAGGacttattaaaattttccagTGGACATTTGACTGAtctcataattttttcattcaatctgatttcttttaaaaaatcatgactattttcttttgtttctcttgCCGTTAAGTTCACTTGTATGCtatcttataataaaaatcgctttttgcATCTTTATTAGctttggcatttttttttacaactaattTGTAAAAAGTAAAAACCTTATTTACTTCTATTTGAATGCTGATAGACTTACACAGATTGGCTTCTAAACCGAccatataatattattactttcCAGTGGTAATAGTGtagtaccgtcaaggacccagttcctgatcacttaagagtaactaccgcgggtttttaaacgtgtaaagggaaaacttaaccaaatttaaaagatattttgttatttcagtaaatctatgttttatctttaatttggtattgaaaaaagtgcacacataataataattattttataatttaactttgaaagtgaaaaatgcaaagggagcagtttctgatcaccttcgcacgttttactctgagctatcaaattttgcgtataaatttcaaaatacttcataattatttagtaatttgttagaataaatttgtatcataataagcttattatttggtttattttcctaaactgatcaggaattgggttctggtcaggaactgggtccttgacggtactattctttttttatttgcttttcCGTTTTGCAGATAATTGGGAATTTGCCTTAAATACGTGGGTCCGCGAGGGCCATAAAGTGAACATTCTGGTGCGCCAATTCGTACTTCaactacatttttttaaaaattatttttaaggtGGGTGCAATGAAGTAATTCAAAGACTATTATTTCAAATGTAGTCTTTTATTTTCTATaacaaatcatttttgcccaagcctgttgtagaattaatttttcccgaataatttcgaatctgTTTGGTTCTAACATACATTGTATCCTTGAGTTTGTAACAATCAGACTTGGAcaataatgatttaaaatacaaaataagaaataatatttgaaataacgAATCACTTGAATTACTTTATTACTTTTAcgtgacgaataatttagaaaattctCCTTAAATTGTATTAAGCCTAGGAAACTCTTACGTTGAACATCGCACCTAGATATGACAAATCTTAACTTGCAAGTTTGAAAAATCATCTGTTTACCTAAAAAGAAAATTACCACAATGTAATATTAAAACACCAACTTCCACACCTTCAAGACCGAATTCTGGTTGAACGCAACATTTATTAATAACAGATTTGTAACATACAGTTAAGCATAGAATTACAGAAAGTTCAAAAGCAACACGGTATAGCTACATATTGACGAGTGTTTTGTGGTTTCAAGTTCCACACATTGATGAACGTGGGACACAGACTCCTTCTCTATTTCTGACATAGTCTGTTACGCATATACAGCCAGGTTCACTTCTGCATATCGCAACATCCCTCTAAACCACGAATATCATGAAAATTAGAGTTGGAGGGTATTTCGCGGTATAATTGATAAGAAGCGTGTCACACACTTACTATGTATATACAGAACCCTGAATACTCGCACGTTGCTTCACAATCTAGTCCGCACTCCGACCAGATTTCGTTTATTGGGCAATGCACCACTGGACCGCGGTCGGTGGTAACTTCTTGACCGTCTTGAATAATAATCACGTGAATTAAACGGATTCGCAACTCCGTGATTCCTACATCTAGGGACCCGGGAATAAAAACTGACACTTGGTCGGTAGCAaggatttt
This window contains:
- the LOC143377621 gene encoding venom serine protease inhibitor-like, with protein sequence MYRYAVLSLLLVAVAYAQKVTISPNTAPRCRINERWSECGRDCEPLCDMSTGMVWKWGTWELLTSGPGCICITDYVRNREGVCGPRSSCKT
- the LOC143377622 gene encoding venom serine protease inhibitor-like, yielding MYRYVVLPLLLVAVAYGQEVTTDRGPVVHCPINEIWSECGLDCEATCEYSGFCIYIRDVAICRSEPGCICVTDYVRNREGVCVPRSSICKT
- the LOC143377620 gene encoding venom serine protease inhibitor-like, which translates into the protein MYRYVVLSLLLVAVAYANEVTTSTNIVPPLPPCSSGVQCPVNEHWSDCGRICEPSCENPNGKWNGGFCPVIRDVSICRRDPACICVTNYVRNSWDVCVPRSTMCET